CATCGCATCAAACATACGAAAATTACTGGGGATTCTTCAACCCATTGGGAGAAGGAATAATCACAGGGTCTCAAAAATCGCACTCAGGCCGCTGCGCCGCTCTGTACGGGTGGTGACGGCCTGGGTCAGCACGCCTTCATCTGCATACAGCGACAGCCGCCGACGGGCGCGGGTAATGGCGGTATAGACCAGCTCGCGGGTGACGACCGGGGAGATCTGGTTAGGTAAAATCAGCGCCGCATGATCGAACTCAGAGCCCTGGGATTTATGCACCGTCATAGCCCAGGCGGTTTCATGTTCCGGCAGGCGGCTGGGCTGGACCGATTTCACGCTGCCATCGGGCATCTGGAACCAGACGCGCAGCCCCTGGCCGCGATCCAGCGCAATGCCAATATCGCCGTTGAACAGCCCCAGCGCGCTGTCGTTGCGTGAGATCATCACCGGCCTTCCCTCATACCAGCGCGAATGCGGCTGGCGACCAATCCGCCGTTTTTGCGCCAGCACCTGCTCCAGCCTTTCGTTAAGGCCGGCAACGCCAAATGGCCCATCCCGCAAGGCACACAGCAGCTGGAAGCCACCAAATGCAGCCAGAATGTCTGCTTCGGAGGCCTGCTGCTGCACGCTGTCCAGAAAGTGTTGATACCCCTGCAGGGCATCTTCGAGCATCACCAGATACTCTTCCCCGCTCTGAAGCTGTTTTTTCTCGATATCACTGAATTTGCCGTCAAATACCGAGCGGATAGCGTGACGATCGCCGCGGTTGACCGCCGCCGCCAGCTGTCCGATGCCTGAATCACTGCCGAAACGGTAGCTTTTTTGCAGCAGGCACAGGCTGTCGCGCAGCGCACCCGCCACCGGGCTGACGTTGCCCTCCATCTCGCATCCCGTCATGCTGGCAAGCTCCCGCGCGCGCTGGACGGTAAATCCGGCGCTGGCCCAGGTACAGATGTCTCCCAGCACCGCGCCCGCTTCGACGGAGGCCAGCTGATCGCGATCGCCCAGGAAGATCACCCGGGCATGAGGCGGCAGGGCGTCGATCAGGCGGGACATCATCGTCAGGTCGATCATCGAGGCTTCATCCACCACCAGCACATCCAGATGCAGCGGATTTCCGGCATGGTAGCGCAGGCGCTGGCTGCCCGGCTGCGCGCCGAGCAGACGGTGCAGCGTGCTCGCTTCCGTCGGGAATCGCGTACGCTGAGCGTCGGTCAGGGGGAGTTTTTGCAGGGCACCGCCCAGAGATTCGGTCAGGCGCGCGGCGGCTTTACCAGTCGGTGCCGCCAGGCGAATACGGCATTTCTGCTCCCCCGCCATCTGGATCAACACCGCCAGCAGGCGGGCAACGGTGGTGGTTTTACCCGTACCCGGCCCGCCGGAAATCACCGAGATGCGCCGCGTTAACGCGACCGCCGCGGCCACCTTTTGCCAGTTGACGGCTTCATCAGAGGTGAACAGCGCGTTCAGGGTACGCTGAACATCGGCGCTGTCATGAGGCAAAGGCTGGTTGGCTTCGCTAAAGAAGCTGGCCACCGCCCGCTCGTAGCGCCACATCCGGTTGAGATAGAGCCGCTCGCCGGTCAGCACCAGCGGTGTAGGTTCATCCCCGGTACTCACCGCGCGGGAGCGCAGGAGCGTGGTTTCCCAGTCCAGTTCTTCATCAAACAGGGCAAAGCAGGGCTGTAACGCGGCGCTTTTCGCCTCGGCCCGCAGTCGCGACAGCGGCAGGCAAACGTGCCCTTCTCCCGTATCACGGCTTAAAACTGCCGCCGCCAGCATTACCGCCGGCTCGTCGTTTCCGGCCACCATCATCGCGAACTGCACATCCAGACGACGCAGCACACGCTGCTCTACGGCCTCCAGCAAGTGTTCCTGCATCGTCATTGTGTTAGCTCCTCGTTACTGGCTGAAAACAGGCTATCCATTTGATCAATTAACGCTTCATCCGGGCGGGTGGCAAAGCAACCGGCACCCGGCGAGCTGCCATCCACCCCACGTAAAAACAGGTAGATCACCCCACCGAAGTGCTGTTGATAGTCATAGTCGGCAATGCGGTGACGTAAATAACGGTGCAGCGCCAGGGTGTAGAGCTGGTACTGCAGATCGTAGCGATGGGACTGCATCGCCCTGGCCATGGCCTGCGGGGTGTACGCTTCGCTGTTTTCCCCCAGCCAGTTGGATTTATAGTCCAGCAGGTAGTAGCGGCCATTGTGGCGGAACACCAGGTCGATAAAGCCTTTCAGCATGCCGCGCACCTGACGAAAATCAAGCGGTGGGCAGCCCTGCGACAGGGGATCGTACTCGCGGATCAGGGCATCCAGCGCATCGGCGGTGAGCGGTCCGGCCACGGGCAGATAAAACTCCATCTCAACCTGTTTATCAGCAGCCTTTAGCTTGCTCAGCGAGATGCCCTCCTCATTGAGCGGTGTCTCAAGCACCTGGGCGATCCAGCGGGTCAACACCGGCTCCCAGTGGGCGTCATAGCCCCCTTTTTGCAGCATCTCCAGCACCCACTCCGGGGAGACGGGCTGCGTAAAATCGAGCGCTTCAAACAGGCTGTGTAAAAAGGTCCCCGGCGAGGCCCCGCGCGGGAACTGGTGCGGGGTCAGCTCAGGCTGCTGCGGCACATCGCCGGTGCCCGAGGCATCAACGTCGAGGCGCGGCATCAGATCCTGGGCGATACTGTGCCCGTTCTGCTGTAACCCGGAGTAGCTGGTAACCCGCCAGTCGTCGAACAGCGAGCGGGCCACCTGCCGCGCCTGCAGATCCGGCGTTACCGGCTCCGGCATGTGCCAGCGTGCGGTGTCTGCCACACCCGCAAGCTGCAGCGCGATGTGGTCGTTGCAGAGCGCCTCCAGGCACTGGCGCAGACCGGCGGCGTCTTTCGGCTCGCCGCGCTGGATCAGACGCCCGAGCGCGCTCAGGTGAAAATCGCTGTCGCCGGATTTTTCACCCCGACGGCGGAACAGCGGCGCCACGCCTAAGCTGCAGTGCCACACCGAACGGGTTAACGCCACATACAGCAGACGCAGATCTTCCGCCAGCCGCTCGGCCTCGGCCAGCTCCACGCTGTCGTCGGCCTTGCTGAGGTCGAGCACCGCTTCAAAGGTTTTACGATCGTGATAAAAGGCCTGATCCTGCACCCGGTAATTGGCAATAAAAGGCAACCAGACCAGGGGATACTCCAGCCCTTTCGATTTGTGAATAGTGACGATTTTGACCAGGTGCTTGTCACTTTCGAGACGCATTTGCTGGCTTGAAGCATTGCTGTTTGGCTCAGCGATGTGCTGCGCCAGCCAGCGCACCAGGGCGTACTCGCTTTCAAGCTGTGCGCCCGCCTCCTGAAGCAGTTCACTGATGTGCAGAATATCGGTCAGGCGGCGTTCGCCTCCGGCGGTTGCCAGCATATTTTCAGCGATGTTGCGCTGGGTCATGATGTCGCGCAGCATCGCCATGACGCCCCGCTTCTGCCAGCGTTCACGGTAGCGGGTAAACTCCTCTACCGCCTCATCCCAGAGGACCTCGCTGTTATTCAGCGTATCGATATCCTGGGCGTTAAGACCGAGCATGGCGCTTGCCAGCGCGCTGCGCAGAGTGCTTTCACGCTCTGGTGCCAGCACCGCCTGCAGCAGCCAGAGCATCTCCTGGGCTTCCAGCGTTTCAAACACGCTGTCGCGGTTTGAGAGATAGACCGAAGGAATGCTCAGCAGGGTCAGCGCATCGCGGATCAGCGCCGCCTCCTGGCGGCTGCGCACCAGCACCGTAATGTCCGACGCCTTAACCGGCTGGGCGTCATCGCCCCGGTGCAGGATCGCTTCGCCGCGCACCCCGGCGCTAAGCCAGTCGCGGATTTGTGCTGCGCAGTGCTGGGCCATAAAGGTCTGGTAATCCCCGACGCCGCACCCCTCGCCCTCCATCAGCCAGATGCTCATCGCTGGCTGGAAGTCGCCCTTATACTCGAAACGCAGCGTGGCGTTCCTCGGGGCGGATTTGACCGGTAAAAAAGGGATTTCCCGGAACATGAAGGCGTCGTTCATCTGTGAGAAGAGCGTATTCACACTGTCGACCATGCCGGGCGCCGAGCGCCAGTTGGTGTCCAGCGTGTAGTGCGCGGCCACTTCGCCACGCGCTTTCATATAGGTGAAGATATCCGCCCCACGGAACGCGTAAATCGCCTGTTTCGGGTCGCCAATCAGCAGCAGTGCAGTATCCGGCTGCTGACGCCAGATGCGGCGGAAAATGCGGTACTGCTGGGGATCGGTATCCTGAAATTCATCGATCATCGCCACCGGGAAACGCCCCCGGATAGCGGCGGCCAGCGCCTCGCCATTGTCGCTGTTCAGGGCTTCAT
This DNA window, taken from Leclercia adecarboxylata, encodes the following:
- the recD gene encoding exodeoxyribonuclease V subunit alpha; its protein translation is MTMQEHLLEAVEQRVLRRLDVQFAMMVAGNDEPAVMLAAAVLSRDTGEGHVCLPLSRLRAEAKSAALQPCFALFDEELDWETTLLRSRAVSTGDEPTPLVLTGERLYLNRMWRYERAVASFFSEANQPLPHDSADVQRTLNALFTSDEAVNWQKVAAAVALTRRISVISGGPGTGKTTTVARLLAVLIQMAGEQKCRIRLAAPTGKAAARLTESLGGALQKLPLTDAQRTRFPTEASTLHRLLGAQPGSQRLRYHAGNPLHLDVLVVDEASMIDLTMMSRLIDALPPHARVIFLGDRDQLASVEAGAVLGDICTWASAGFTVQRARELASMTGCEMEGNVSPVAGALRDSLCLLQKSYRFGSDSGIGQLAAAVNRGDRHAIRSVFDGKFSDIEKKQLQSGEEYLVMLEDALQGYQHFLDSVQQQASEADILAAFGGFQLLCALRDGPFGVAGLNERLEQVLAQKRRIGRQPHSRWYEGRPVMISRNDSALGLFNGDIGIALDRGQGLRVWFQMPDGSVKSVQPSRLPEHETAWAMTVHKSQGSEFDHAALILPNQISPVVTRELVYTAITRARRRLSLYADEGVLTQAVTTRTERRSGLSAIFETL
- the recB gene encoding exodeoxyribonuclease V subunit beta, encoding MTDTAESLNPLGLPLQGERLIEASAGTGKTFTIAALYLRLLLGLGGSAAFSRPLSVEELLVVTFTEAATEELRGRIRSNIHELRIACLRQSTDNPLYASLLEEINDKQQAAQWLLLAERQMDEAAVFTIHGFCQRMLSLNAFESGMLFEQQLIEDESQLRYQACADFWRRHCYPLPRDIAEAVHGLWKGPEELLRAIDRYLQGEAPVIKSAPPADETLASRHEKIVGLIATMKQQWSDSVAEIDAVIERSGIDRRKFNRGNQAKYIERITAWAQEEKHSYQLPDALEKFSQSFLAERTKAGGEVPEHPLFVAIDTLLAEPLTLNDLMITRALAEIRETVAREKRRRGELGFDDMLSRLDEALNSDNGEALAAAIRGRFPVAMIDEFQDTDPQQYRIFRRIWRQQPDTALLLIGDPKQAIYAFRGADIFTYMKARGEVAAHYTLDTNWRSAPGMVDSVNTLFSQMNDAFMFREIPFLPVKSAPRNATLRFEYKGDFQPAMSIWLMEGEGCGVGDYQTFMAQHCAAQIRDWLSAGVRGEAILHRGDDAQPVKASDITVLVRSRQEAALIRDALTLLSIPSVYLSNRDSVFETLEAQEMLWLLQAVLAPERESTLRSALASAMLGLNAQDIDTLNNSEVLWDEAVEEFTRYRERWQKRGVMAMLRDIMTQRNIAENMLATAGGERRLTDILHISELLQEAGAQLESEYALVRWLAQHIAEPNSNASSQQMRLESDKHLVKIVTIHKSKGLEYPLVWLPFIANYRVQDQAFYHDRKTFEAVLDLSKADDSVELAEAERLAEDLRLLYVALTRSVWHCSLGVAPLFRRRGEKSGDSDFHLSALGRLIQRGEPKDAAGLRQCLEALCNDHIALQLAGVADTARWHMPEPVTPDLQARQVARSLFDDWRVTSYSGLQQNGHSIAQDLMPRLDVDASGTGDVPQQPELTPHQFPRGASPGTFLHSLFEALDFTQPVSPEWVLEMLQKGGYDAHWEPVLTRWIAQVLETPLNEEGISLSKLKAADKQVEMEFYLPVAGPLTADALDALIREYDPLSQGCPPLDFRQVRGMLKGFIDLVFRHNGRYYLLDYKSNWLGENSEAYTPQAMARAMQSHRYDLQYQLYTLALHRYLRHRIADYDYQQHFGGVIYLFLRGVDGSSPGAGCFATRPDEALIDQMDSLFSASNEELTQ